AATTCGTCTGGGTGTTGTTCAGCACCTTCGGATCCTGCATGTTCTGCCGACCGAGTGAGATCCCTTGCGAATTGATCGCGATCCCGTCGTCTCCGGATCCGTTGATGTTGCAATCTTCGACGGTGAGGTAGGCACCGAGTTTATTGGGGCCGTCACCGTTGTTGATGTTCAGGCCATCAGCCCAAGTGTCTACGGTCTGGCAATTCCGGATCGTGCCGTTCGACCCGCTGGCCCACATGCCGGCCTGGGCCTTTTCAAAGCGGACCCGCTCTACCAGCCAGCCCACGCCTTGGGTATTGATACCGGTGGCGGATTGCGCACGGTTCGGGGCATTTCCCTTGAGTCCGATGTCACGGACCGTGCAGCGCGTGATGTCCAGGTAGTTCGCGCCATCGCTGGGATTCACGTTCACATCCCGGAAAAGGGTGCTGCTATTCATCCCTGCTCCGGTGATGGTGATGTCCGTGGCGGACAAAGTAGTACCGACATAGTAGGTCCCCGCCGGGATCCACACTCCCCTGCCCTGCGTTCGCGCGGCATTGAAGCAATTCTGGATTGCGGTGACGTCGTCGGTCGTATCATTCCCGGTCGCACCGTAGGTGGCGATCGAGAGCGTGTTCGCTGGTTGCGATTGGGCCATCGCGGCTCCCGCGCCTGCCGCCAGGAAAGCGGCACTCAGAAACATGTGGGCACGATTCTTCCTTTGATAGGTGGTTTTTTTCATTGGGCGTTGTCGAGTTAGCCATTCCCGATCTCCGCCCAGGTAGAGATGCAGGAATAGAATCCGACCACTAACTCCCCTCTACCCGTCGGGTCAAATATTTTGGCCATCATACCAAGCCGAAGGACAAATCCTAACAGGTCACACAATCCGGAAACCCGCTTGCCCATTGGGTTTCCAAGCACTTCAGGTAACTGTGACATGTACATCTCCAAGACCTTACGAATCTTGCACAATCCACCTTCACATGACTTCCAAGCCAACTTTATCCATGGATTGCGGTTGCCCTCTTCGCGAACTGAAGACAGCGTGATCCTGACATGCTCGAAGCACTGCGCACGGCCACGGCACTCCAAACCGCGGGTTTCTTCCTCGTCGCGAATCTGGCGATCTTTGGAGGTTCCATCGTGCTCTGCTGGGCCTTGGGCGTGATGTTCAAGGGCAAGCGAATCTTCGATCGGTGGGAACCCGTTCGTTCGGTCGAATTGGCCGCAGCCTTCTCTGCGGTGATTCTGAACGCCGCGGTCTCGGTCGGCGGCTGGTGTTTATGGACGCGCGGCTGGATCGAGCTCCGCGACGGAGGCATTCTCCGCTCTGTCATCGACTGCCTGCTCATGGTGTTCGCCATGGATCTCGGCATGTACGTATTCCATCGGGCCGCACATCACCCGGTGATGTTCCGCGTGATTCACCGCTTCCACCACCGCCATGAAGCGACGAATCCCATCAGTCTCTTCGTCTTGCATCCTCTCGAAGTGATCGGCTTCGGCGGCCTGATGATTCTTTTCCTCACCCTCTATCCCATGAGCCTTGCAGGACTCATCGGTTACCTCACGCTCAATGTCCTCTTCGGCACCTTGGGACACGCCGGAGTCGAACCCTTCCCCGCCTTCCTCAGCCGCTTGCCGGTGCTCAGACTCATTGGCAGCTCGACCTTCCACGCCGAACACCACGAGCATCCGCGCTACAACTTCGGCTTCTACACCCTCTTCTGG
This portion of the Luteolibacter luteus genome encodes:
- a CDS encoding sterol desaturase family protein yields the protein MLEALRTATALQTAGFFLVANLAIFGGSIVLCWALGVMFKGKRIFDRWEPVRSVELAAAFSAVILNAAVSVGGWCLWTRGWIELRDGGILRSVIDCLLMVFAMDLGMYVFHRAAHHPVMFRVIHRFHHRHEATNPISLFVLHPLEVIGFGGLMILFLTLYPMSLAGLIGYLTLNVLFGTLGHAGVEPFPAFLSRLPVLRLIGSSTFHAEHHEHPRYNFGFYTLFWDKLFGTLDPDYERRFRQGS